The following are encoded together in the Nitrospira sp. genome:
- a CDS encoding outer membrane protein transport protein: MRQHSPSGCLPHYRVVAEVIVVVAVLFLSPILATAQALRFQPQGAVAAAQGNAFAAQVDDASAIQYNPAGLTRVSGIQGVFGIALLGGSIKAKSISGVDTRGDFGGSVSFPPPGHTYLSANLGALGAPRFSSLTIGLGLTSPFGLRTRYPIDSPFRSAVTSAELPLIAIKPTIAYKISEKLSVGVSADIYTFASFLGEGHGEQSQIGTGALGIPAGASVELSGKGTGVGVTASLLYTPMRTKAGKPMLSLGLVYRSQAIVPLNGALLVQGAKFADGSVDLVLPQIFTGAVAVWPVRTSEREWKVELDVEYVGWSLHRNFDVHLANGATILQPREWKNVPVIAVGTEYKWLHPPWLPNWEIAARSGYTFTEDPVPDRTFQPGIISLPAHTLSLGVGFLCTGAGRFLGLIPCSGKSALWPKGIGLDLAYQEWFYESRTVVGNLNPTVNGTYHAFVHLGTFSLRYLF, from the coding sequence ATGCGCCAGCATTCTCCATCAGGTTGCTTACCCCATTATCGGGTCGTCGCTGAGGTGATTGTCGTCGTGGCGGTGTTGTTTCTGTCCCCCATACTCGCAACTGCCCAAGCATTGAGATTTCAACCTCAGGGGGCTGTCGCTGCAGCTCAAGGCAACGCGTTTGCCGCCCAGGTGGATGATGCCTCAGCTATTCAATATAATCCTGCTGGCCTTACACGAGTTTCTGGTATCCAAGGGGTATTCGGAATTGCGTTACTCGGCGGTTCCATCAAGGCCAAAAGCATTTCGGGAGTTGACACTCGAGGAGATTTCGGTGGAAGCGTGAGTTTCCCTCCGCCTGGACATACATATCTTAGTGCCAATCTAGGAGCACTAGGGGCCCCTCGGTTTTCCTCGCTTACTATTGGATTAGGGTTGACCTCGCCGTTTGGCTTAAGAACTCGCTACCCAATCGATAGCCCATTTCGGTCAGCCGTCACATCGGCAGAGTTGCCGCTGATCGCTATCAAACCTACGATTGCCTACAAGATAAGCGAGAAACTGTCGGTAGGCGTGAGCGCGGATATCTATACCTTCGCAAGTTTTCTTGGTGAAGGACATGGGGAGCAGTCACAGATTGGGACGGGTGCCCTTGGAATTCCAGCCGGAGCGTCGGTCGAACTGAGCGGCAAGGGGACCGGTGTGGGTGTAACCGCCAGCCTACTCTATACTCCTATGAGAACGAAAGCCGGTAAACCAATGCTGTCACTCGGCTTGGTCTATCGTTCGCAGGCGATCGTGCCCTTGAATGGCGCGCTCCTGGTCCAGGGAGCTAAGTTCGCCGATGGGTCTGTCGACCTTGTGCTCCCGCAAATATTTACCGGTGCGGTGGCCGTTTGGCCGGTGCGTACCAGTGAGAGAGAATGGAAGGTTGAGCTTGATGTTGAGTACGTGGGATGGAGTTTGCATAGAAATTTTGATGTCCACCTTGCCAATGGGGCGACAATTCTTCAGCCACGAGAGTGGAAGAATGTTCCGGTGATTGCGGTTGGAACCGAGTATAAATGGCTTCATCCTCCCTGGCTCCCAAACTGGGAGATTGCCGCTCGATCAGGCTACACCTTCACGGAAGATCCGGTTCCCGATCGGACTTTTCAGCCTGGCATCATTTCTTTGCCTGCACATACCCTGTCCCTTGGCGTAGGATTTCTCTGTACAGGGGCCGGACGATTTCTTGGACTGATCCCATGCAGTGGAAAGTCGGCGTTGTGGCCGAAAGGCATCGGGCTCGATCTTGCCTATCAGGAGTGGTTTTATGAATCGCGTACGGTGGTCGGGAACCTCAACCCAACGGTAAACGGCACCTATCACGCGTTTGTGCATCTAGGGACATTCAGCCTGCGCTATCTGTTCTGA
- a CDS encoding VOC family protein yields the protein MNINKLLHTRMRVSDLDETIQFYTTVLGLEVIERKTSPRGSQLAFLKVPNSDELIELTSFPPSGPVKVQEDLVHLAFQVESLEETMASLNAQGVTITDGPTKTSSGSRFIFIDAPDGYEIELIERPPGTALV from the coding sequence ATGAACATCAACAAGCTTCTCCATACCAGGATGCGGGTCAGCGACCTGGATGAGACTATTCAGTTCTATACGACCGTGCTGGGTCTTGAGGTGATCGAGCGAAAGACCTCTCCTCGGGGGTCCCAGTTGGCGTTCCTGAAGGTTCCTAACAGCGACGAACTCATTGAATTAACTAGTTTTCCCCCAAGTGGACCGGTGAAGGTCCAGGAAGATCTGGTCCACCTCGCATTCCAAGTGGAAAGCCTCGAGGAGACGATGGCGTCGCTCAATGCCCAAGGGGTCACGATTACCGATGGACCGACGAAGACGTCCTCCGGAAGCCGATTCATCTTCATCGATGCGCCGGACGGCTACGAAATTGAGCTGATCGAGCGGCCACCGGGCACGGCCCTGGTTTGA
- a CDS encoding NADH-quinone oxidoreductase subunit M encodes MSGFPWLTILIFLPLIGAALIFAVKDSSVRLVALGITVTDLLISLPLWWLFDASSDQMQFVESARWIPALSISYKLGLDGISLPLIIMTTILMPLCVLISWHAIKARVRSFMAMLLIMECAMIGVFCALDFVLFYVFWEAMLIPMYLLIGIWGGPNRLYAAIKFFLYTFAGSVLLLVAIMVLYFQGGHTFDVLALSQQTYGLGLQIWLFVSFFIAFAVKIPMFPFHTWLPDAHVEAPTAGSVILASVLLKMGAYGFLRFSLPMLPDASRLLTPLMVILSIVAIIYGAYMALAQDDLKKLIAYSSVSHMGFVTLGLFMFNIQGIEGAVMQMVNHGITTGGLFLCVGMIYERTHSRQIADNIGLTKPMPRYATFLVIFALSSLGLPGTNSFVGEFLVLVGTFLWSKIAAALAALGIILAAAYLLWMIQRVAFGVPAAHLLPRLRDCNPREMAMLVPLVVLIFWIGLFPNPMLTRMHTSVEKVIARVTPASQEETALRHRQNSLSVRPALSANLERAIDREMPAPPHFATVPTKEQRP; translated from the coding sequence ATGAGTGGATTTCCCTGGCTTACGATCTTGATTTTCCTGCCGCTGATTGGGGCCGCCCTCATCTTTGCCGTCAAAGACAGCTCCGTACGGCTTGTTGCGCTCGGCATTACCGTGACCGACCTCCTGATCTCGCTGCCGCTCTGGTGGCTCTTCGATGCATCCTCCGATCAGATGCAATTTGTTGAATCGGCCCGATGGATCCCCGCGCTCTCCATCAGTTACAAGCTTGGTCTGGACGGAATCAGCCTGCCTCTGATTATTATGACAACCATCCTGATGCCGCTCTGCGTTCTGATCTCCTGGCACGCCATAAAGGCGAGAGTTCGAAGTTTTATGGCCATGCTGTTGATCATGGAATGCGCCATGATCGGCGTCTTCTGTGCGTTGGATTTCGTCCTGTTCTACGTATTTTGGGAGGCGATGCTGATCCCGATGTATCTGTTGATCGGCATCTGGGGGGGACCGAACCGTCTCTATGCGGCTATCAAATTCTTCTTGTATACCTTCGCCGGCAGCGTCCTCTTGCTGGTCGCGATCATGGTCTTATATTTCCAGGGCGGCCATACGTTCGACGTTCTGGCGCTGAGCCAACAGACCTACGGACTGGGACTCCAGATCTGGCTTTTTGTTTCCTTCTTCATCGCGTTCGCCGTCAAAATTCCCATGTTCCCCTTCCATACCTGGCTCCCGGACGCGCACGTGGAAGCCCCCACGGCCGGCAGCGTGATTCTCGCGAGCGTTCTGCTCAAGATGGGGGCCTATGGGTTTCTACGCTTCAGCCTCCCCATGTTGCCGGATGCGTCACGGCTTCTCACTCCGTTGATGGTCATACTGTCGATCGTGGCGATCATCTACGGTGCCTATATGGCTCTGGCTCAGGATGACCTCAAAAAACTCATTGCCTATTCAAGCGTCAGCCACATGGGATTCGTAACCCTAGGCCTCTTTATGTTCAACATTCAGGGGATTGAGGGTGCCGTCATGCAGATGGTGAACCACGGCATCACCACCGGTGGGCTCTTTCTCTGTGTGGGCATGATCTACGAGCGGACCCATAGCCGTCAGATTGCCGACAATATCGGGCTCACGAAGCCGATGCCTCGTTATGCCACGTTCCTGGTTATTTTTGCACTCTCCTCGCTGGGTCTTCCCGGCACGAACAGTTTCGTGGGCGAATTTCTGGTCCTTGTCGGCACGTTCCTCTGGAGCAAGATTGCCGCCGCGTTGGCGGCTCTGGGGATTATCCTCGCTGCCGCCTATCTCCTCTGGATGATTCAACGGGTCGCCTTCGGCGTGCCGGCTGCGCACCTGCTTCCAAGGCTGCGCGATTGCAACCCTCGCGAGATGGCGATGCTGGTGCCGCTCGTGGTCCTGATTTTCTGGATCGGGTTGTTTCCGAATCCGATGCTGACCCGCATGCATACCAGCGTGGAGAAAGTGATCGCACGCGTGACACCGGCTTCCCAGGAGGAGACAGCCTTGCGCCATCGCCAGAATTCCTTGTCTGTGCGACCTGCACTGTCCGCAAATCTTGAGCGAGCTATTGATCGAGAGATGCCCGCTCCTCCACACTTCGCCACTGTCCCGACGAAGGAACAGCGACCATGA
- a CDS encoding site-2 protease family protein → MRLPSWEIGRALGIPIRVHASWFLIFLLVTWSLSTEYLPDSLPGLSPERYWTMGAVAAVLLFFSVLLHELGHSYVALYYRIPIEQITLFIFGGVAHMRREAPSPKAECLIALAGPAVSLAIGGTCFLFVILAESLQQQQGLQGVTMLCALLGIVNVQLGLFNLIPGFPLDGGRVLRAGLWAWKKDFYRATKQAAVVGLTFGVILGFVGLVIAYRAASGDLPASMMSNGGWIVFIGMFLFAAAQASRRQAVVRETLATIPIRDLMVTTVVSIPAQCMLDEAVNRYFQAYGYGGFPVLADGRLVGIVTVSEVQGVGSALWAWRRVDQVMRPVSESLVIAPEVPVIHAMEQMARGGWDRLVVIQDREVVGLVTQSAIVHCLRLRRG, encoded by the coding sequence ATGCGACTGCCGTCTTGGGAAATCGGGCGTGCATTGGGAATTCCCATTCGTGTCCATGCATCCTGGTTTCTCATCTTCTTATTGGTGACGTGGAGTCTCTCCACTGAGTATCTGCCGGATAGCCTGCCTGGTCTCTCACCCGAGCGGTATTGGACGATGGGGGCGGTCGCGGCGGTTCTTCTGTTTTTCTCTGTCCTGCTCCATGAACTCGGACATTCCTATGTGGCACTGTACTATCGCATCCCAATCGAGCAGATCACTCTCTTCATTTTTGGGGGTGTGGCCCACATGCGCAGGGAAGCTCCGTCACCAAAGGCGGAATGTCTCATTGCCCTCGCTGGGCCAGCCGTAAGTTTGGCGATTGGTGGGACCTGTTTTCTGTTCGTGATTCTGGCGGAATCGCTCCAACAGCAACAGGGGCTCCAGGGGGTGACCATGCTCTGTGCCTTGTTGGGTATCGTGAATGTGCAACTCGGGTTGTTCAATTTGATCCCGGGTTTTCCTCTTGATGGTGGGAGAGTGCTGCGTGCCGGACTCTGGGCTTGGAAAAAGGACTTTTATCGTGCGACGAAACAAGCTGCGGTTGTCGGTCTTACATTTGGGGTGATCTTGGGTTTTGTCGGCCTTGTGATCGCCTACAGGGCTGCCAGCGGCGACCTGCCTGCCTCCATGATGTCGAACGGAGGATGGATCGTGTTCATCGGGATGTTTCTGTTTGCCGCAGCACAGGCAAGTCGTCGTCAGGCTGTGGTACGCGAGACTTTGGCGACGATCCCCATCCGGGATTTGATGGTGACTACGGTAGTCTCTATTCCTGCCCAGTGCATGCTTGATGAAGCGGTGAATCGGTATTTTCAGGCCTATGGATACGGAGGGTTTCCGGTCTTGGCAGATGGTCGGTTGGTCGGGATAGTGACGGTCTCAGAGGTGCAGGGTGTAGGGTCGGCACTTTGGGCCTGGCGCCGAGTTGACCAGGTGATGCGCCCCGTTTCAGAGTCGTTGGTGATCGCCCCGGAAGTACCCGTGATTCATGCGATGGAACAAATGGCTCGTGGAGGATGGGATCGCTTGGTTGTTATACAAGACAGAGAGGTGGTTGGTCTCGTGACCCAATCGGCCATCGTACATTGTTTGCGGTTGCGGAGAGGGTAG
- a CDS encoding NADH-quinone oxidoreductase subunit N has translation MTFAVGDLFLILPELLVITTACIVLVLDPVLQRPAKDGLVWLSLGTLAICMGLTASQIGEPTLIFSGLVVIDNYGAFWKVLLYFVTGLTILLSYSYLKEERLYYGEYYGFILLALTGMMVMVSASDLLTIYLGTELMSLSLYTITGLKRAEPRSLEASVKYFVLGAFSSGILLYGISLLYGATGSTRLPQIAVAIAGQGLSEPLLLFATILLAVGFGFKLAVVPFHMWTPDVYQGAPTSVTAFMAVAAKAASFGAFLRVFVEGLGGLKANWSATFLVLCIATLLIGNIVALVQTNIKRMLAYSSIAHAGYALIGVVAAGRIEQSSGIASVLLYLALYTFMTFGAFAIVAMLRKGGVEGEEIEDFTGLSQRHPVAALLMLIFMVSLAGIPPTAGFVGKLYLFLSAVEAGLTWLAALALIFAAISAYYYLRVVMVMYMREPIDQSDNAPRLVMSPTLSIVLACAVAGVVIFGVYPNPLVSFATQAVSTLK, from the coding sequence ATGACATTCGCAGTCGGAGACCTCTTTCTGATCCTACCGGAACTGCTCGTCATCACGACGGCCTGCATCGTGCTTGTACTGGATCCGGTGCTGCAGCGGCCCGCTAAGGACGGCCTGGTGTGGTTAAGTCTGGGAACGCTTGCCATTTGTATGGGACTCACGGCCTCTCAGATCGGTGAGCCGACCTTGATTTTCAGCGGTCTTGTCGTCATCGATAACTACGGAGCTTTCTGGAAGGTACTTCTGTACTTCGTGACCGGCCTCACCATCCTCCTTTCCTATTCGTACCTCAAGGAAGAGCGCCTCTATTACGGCGAATACTATGGGTTCATTCTGCTCGCGCTCACCGGAATGATGGTCATGGTATCGGCCTCAGATCTCCTGACGATTTATCTTGGCACTGAGTTGATGTCTCTTTCACTGTACACCATCACCGGACTTAAGCGCGCCGAACCACGTTCTCTCGAAGCCTCCGTAAAATATTTCGTGTTAGGCGCATTTTCATCAGGTATTCTTCTCTACGGTATCTCACTCCTCTATGGAGCAACCGGCAGTACCAGACTTCCCCAAATTGCCGTCGCCATCGCCGGCCAAGGACTGAGCGAGCCGTTACTCCTGTTTGCGACAATCCTACTCGCGGTTGGATTCGGCTTTAAGCTCGCCGTCGTGCCGTTTCATATGTGGACCCCCGACGTCTATCAAGGCGCCCCGACCTCTGTGACCGCGTTCATGGCGGTGGCTGCGAAGGCCGCCAGCTTCGGCGCGTTCCTGCGGGTGTTTGTCGAAGGCTTGGGAGGGCTCAAGGCAAACTGGTCGGCGACTTTTCTCGTGCTCTGCATCGCAACACTCCTGATCGGGAACATCGTCGCTCTGGTCCAAACCAACATCAAGCGCATGCTGGCCTATTCAAGCATCGCCCATGCGGGCTACGCGCTGATCGGCGTGGTGGCGGCCGGACGGATCGAACAGTCCTCCGGCATCGCCAGCGTGCTCCTGTATCTCGCGCTATACACTTTCATGACCTTCGGGGCGTTCGCAATCGTGGCGATGCTTCGTAAAGGCGGTGTCGAAGGAGAAGAGATCGAAGACTTTACGGGGCTCTCACAACGTCACCCCGTAGCCGCACTCTTGATGCTCATCTTCATGGTCTCATTGGCTGGTATTCCTCCGACTGCCGGTTTCGTTGGGAAATTGTATCTCTTCCTGTCGGCAGTGGAAGCAGGCCTGACATGGCTGGCAGCTCTTGCCCTGATCTTCGCCGCCATTTCGGCCTATTACTATCTGAGAGTCGTTATGGTGATGTATATGCGGGAGCCGATCGATCAGTCGGACAACGCTCCGCGCTTGGTGATGTCTCCGACTCTCTCCATCGTCTTGGCCTGCGCCGTCGCCGGGGTCGTCATTTTCGGGGTTTACCCCAACCCACTCGTGAGTTTTGCGACGCAGGCTGTGTCGACACTCAAATAA
- a CDS encoding YihY/virulence factor BrkB family protein, producing MNALRFLLDALNAFLRQGCPSLAAALAFFSLLSLFPLVFLLLYGISFLVSQEVIGEQFMLSFLKGFLPSLGERLADELHRISSLDSLRWLVFLSFFWFGGLVFYELDYALNVVFESTQKRHPLISTAISIALLGSMGLLLFVSYVATETITFLTAYAPRLWGLDLVALAAHEFHLTYTLPFALAFLAVSLLYRLVPRRRPRWRDAMAGALTFGLLWVSTKVIFLSYGGYATVYARLYGSLLEIVLLLLWVYYSAGLLLFGGVIAHKLQQLARIPRSSPADRS from the coding sequence ATGAACGCCCTCCGCTTTCTCCTAGATGCATTGAACGCGTTCTTGCGCCAGGGCTGCCCTAGCTTGGCGGCCGCCCTGGCTTTTTTCTCGTTGCTCTCGCTCTTTCCCCTCGTATTCCTCCTGCTCTACGGAATCAGTTTTCTTGTCAGCCAAGAGGTCATCGGTGAACAGTTCATGCTGAGCTTTCTCAAAGGATTTCTCCCTTCACTAGGCGAACGACTGGCTGATGAGCTCCATCGGATCAGTTCGTTGGACAGCCTACGATGGCTCGTGTTCTTATCGTTCTTCTGGTTTGGCGGGCTCGTCTTCTACGAACTCGACTATGCGCTTAACGTCGTCTTCGAGAGCACCCAAAAACGGCACCCACTGATTTCCACGGCGATTTCCATCGCGTTGTTGGGTTCTATGGGACTTCTTCTCTTTGTTTCGTACGTGGCGACAGAAACCATCACGTTTTTGACTGCCTATGCGCCTCGCCTCTGGGGTCTTGACCTTGTCGCCTTGGCTGCCCACGAGTTCCATCTGACGTATACCCTGCCCTTTGCGCTCGCGTTCCTGGCCGTGAGTCTCTTGTATCGCCTCGTGCCTCGACGCCGACCACGATGGCGAGACGCCATGGCGGGAGCACTGACGTTCGGCTTGCTCTGGGTTTCCACGAAAGTCATCTTCCTCAGCTATGGCGGTTACGCCACCGTCTACGCACGACTCTATGGATCACTACTGGAAATTGTGCTCTTACTGCTGTGGGTCTACTATTCAGCGGGACTGTTGTTGTTCGGTGGGGTGATTGCACACAAGCTTCAACAGCTTGCCAGAATTCCACGATCATCGCCTGCGGATCGGAGCTGA
- the uvrC gene encoding excinuclease ABC subunit UvrC produces MTETLQSKLSHLPSSPGIYLFKNGQGDIIYIGKAAVLADRVRSYFQKGTDHSPKTSLLVSQITDLETMVTRSELEALILESNLVKRHKPRFNIVLRDDKQYPYVRLPIRDDFPRLSIVRRVQKDGALYYGPYTPANALRETLKVIKHAFPLATCTIDIDGKAERACLEFEIKRCMAPCTGNQSKEEYHHIVKQVRHFLEGRDHELLDELRVKMESAAEREEFEEAARVRDRLFKIERMLEKQRITQTSATDQDVLGIARRGAAVDLQILFVRGGLLIGRKDFFWPLSADASDNELVRSAIEQFYNKDGQPPREVLVPTALDDVSVIEQWLSEKRGEPVRILAPERGVKHQLVLLAEENATSAVAEHLREEELDRQACEELKRMLRLERSPRRIEGFDISNTMGNQSVASMVVWEDGDMKKADYRRFKIQTVQGANDFASMKEVVIRRYGKSGEEPDRTTDDLAHPDVILIDGGLGQLAAAIEGLKEVGHQHLPILGLAKARGEKEERVFLAGRKNPIALTATSPTTHLLQHIRDEAHRFAITFHRKLRGKALVNSKLDEVIGIGQIRRKQLLSRFGSLDKLEAASDEALQSAGLSPETVSNLRKALAQ; encoded by the coding sequence ATGACTGAAACCCTCCAGTCAAAACTCTCCCATTTGCCCAGCAGCCCCGGCATTTACCTCTTCAAAAACGGGCAAGGCGACATCATCTACATCGGAAAGGCCGCGGTCTTAGCCGACCGCGTGCGCTCCTATTTCCAGAAGGGTACAGACCACAGCCCGAAGACCAGCCTCCTCGTCAGTCAGATCACCGATCTGGAAACCATGGTGACCCGATCTGAGCTCGAAGCCCTGATTCTCGAAAGCAACCTGGTGAAGCGACACAAGCCCCGCTTCAACATCGTCTTGCGGGACGACAAGCAATACCCCTATGTCCGGCTGCCGATTAGGGACGATTTCCCACGGCTGTCGATCGTCCGTCGTGTGCAAAAAGATGGCGCGTTGTACTACGGCCCCTACACACCGGCCAACGCCCTGCGCGAAACTTTGAAGGTGATTAAGCACGCCTTCCCCTTGGCGACCTGCACGATCGACATCGACGGGAAGGCCGAACGTGCTTGTCTCGAATTTGAAATCAAACGTTGCATGGCCCCCTGCACGGGTAATCAGTCGAAGGAGGAGTACCATCACATCGTCAAGCAAGTCCGCCACTTTCTGGAGGGGCGGGACCATGAGCTGCTCGACGAGCTCCGCGTCAAAATGGAATCAGCTGCCGAGCGGGAAGAGTTCGAGGAAGCGGCTCGAGTGAGAGACCGGCTGTTCAAGATCGAACGGATGTTGGAAAAACAGCGCATTACCCAGACCTCCGCTACCGATCAGGACGTGCTCGGGATTGCGCGTCGGGGAGCTGCCGTGGATCTCCAGATTCTGTTCGTGCGCGGCGGATTGCTGATCGGACGGAAAGATTTCTTCTGGCCTCTATCGGCGGATGCGTCGGACAACGAGCTGGTCCGTTCCGCGATCGAGCAATTTTACAATAAAGACGGGCAACCGCCACGGGAAGTCTTGGTCCCGACCGCCCTCGATGACGTAAGCGTGATCGAACAGTGGCTGTCCGAAAAACGTGGAGAACCTGTCCGCATTCTGGCTCCCGAACGTGGCGTCAAGCATCAGCTGGTCCTCTTGGCGGAAGAGAACGCCACATCAGCCGTTGCCGAACATCTTCGTGAGGAGGAGCTCGACCGGCAGGCCTGTGAGGAGCTGAAACGAATGCTCCGCCTTGAGCGTTCGCCTCGTCGGATTGAAGGGTTTGATATCTCCAACACGATGGGGAACCAATCCGTGGCATCAATGGTCGTGTGGGAAGACGGGGATATGAAAAAGGCAGACTACCGGCGATTCAAAATCCAAACCGTGCAGGGGGCGAACGACTTTGCCAGCATGAAGGAGGTCGTGATACGTCGCTACGGCAAATCCGGCGAAGAACCGGATCGAACCACGGACGACTTAGCTCACCCAGACGTAATCCTAATCGACGGAGGACTCGGGCAATTAGCGGCAGCCATTGAGGGGCTAAAGGAAGTTGGACACCAACACCTCCCGATTCTTGGGTTGGCCAAGGCCCGTGGCGAGAAGGAGGAACGCGTGTTTCTCGCCGGCAGAAAGAACCCGATCGCTCTGACCGCTACGTCGCCGACCACGCATCTTCTCCAACATATTCGCGACGAAGCCCATCGTTTTGCCATCACGTTCCACCGAAAACTCCGAGGAAAAGCATTGGTCAACTCCAAACTCGATGAGGTCATTGGAATCGGGCAGATTCGACGTAAACAGCTGTTGAGTCGGTTTGGGAGCTTGGATAAATTAGAAGCGGCAAGCGATGAGGCCTTACAGAGCGCCGGACTCAGTCCAGAGACTGTCTCGAATCTCCGCAAAGCCCTCGCCCAATAA
- the nuoL gene encoding NADH-quinone oxidoreductase subunit L: MLYALIPLLPLAAFLVLGLRGSQIRDRAHVTAVPAVLLSFALSLAAFIEVASGSVISVPLYTWLVSGDLDIHIGLHIDRLTAVMLLLVTGVSSLVHIYTIGYMHGDPGYARFFSYIALFTFSMLMLVLADNLLQLFIFWEAVGLCSYLLIGHWYERASACAAATKAFLVNRVGDFGFILGLLLVWYHFGSLNYLDIFPAIHEATDLTMNLLGPFGGMWDVSVYTLIALLLFTGAVGKSAQVPLHVWLPDAMEGPTPISALIHAATMVTAGVFMVARLAPIYNVSPTAMSVVAVTGAATMVLGATIAVTQTDIKRVVAYSTVSQLGYMIMACGLGAYASGMYHLLTHGAFKALLFLGCGSVIIALHHEQDMRQMGGLKDKLPTTYWTFVVGSLALAGFPLTAGFFSKDEILVSAWSSGELGQVLTVLGLLTALLTAFYSFRLVFVVFWGSSRVDPHHAAHIHEPSQTMTRPLLILAGLSILTGYLGIPSFLEPAFSTGHETAAQHGSDGFTIMLTATGLGLVGIAAAYYVYVVNPDLPDRVARRWRSLYEASLNKWYVDELYDYLFVQPTFRAASTLWKRVDVNVIDGAVNGIARIITWGGWILRLIQSGQTQHYALGMALGIVVLTAYLLL, translated from the coding sequence ATGCTCTACGCACTCATTCCACTCCTCCCGCTGGCCGCGTTTCTCGTTCTCGGCCTACGTGGTTCGCAGATCAGAGACCGTGCGCACGTCACCGCGGTTCCAGCAGTATTGTTATCCTTCGCGTTGTCGCTTGCAGCCTTTATCGAAGTCGCCTCCGGTTCGGTGATTTCCGTCCCACTCTACACGTGGCTCGTCTCGGGGGATCTCGATATTCACATCGGTCTCCATATCGATCGACTGACCGCCGTCATGCTCCTGCTGGTGACAGGAGTCAGTTCACTCGTCCACATTTATACGATCGGCTATATGCACGGCGATCCAGGCTATGCTCGGTTCTTCAGCTATATCGCCCTCTTTACGTTTTCCATGCTCATGCTCGTGCTTGCCGACAACTTGCTCCAGCTCTTCATATTTTGGGAAGCCGTCGGACTGTGTTCCTATCTACTGATCGGACATTGGTATGAACGTGCATCCGCCTGTGCGGCGGCTACCAAAGCCTTCCTCGTGAATCGAGTCGGAGATTTTGGCTTCATCTTAGGCCTGCTCTTAGTCTGGTATCACTTCGGATCGCTGAACTACCTCGATATCTTTCCGGCTATCCATGAAGCAACCGATCTGACCATGAATCTCCTCGGCCCGTTCGGAGGCATGTGGGACGTTTCTGTCTACACTCTGATCGCGCTCTTGTTGTTCACCGGCGCGGTGGGTAAATCGGCGCAGGTCCCTCTTCACGTTTGGTTGCCTGATGCAATGGAAGGCCCTACGCCCATCTCAGCACTCATTCATGCCGCCACCATGGTCACGGCTGGGGTCTTCATGGTCGCCCGACTCGCCCCCATTTATAACGTGTCCCCCACGGCCATGAGCGTCGTGGCGGTGACCGGCGCCGCCACGATGGTCCTTGGCGCGACAATCGCCGTGACTCAGACCGACATCAAACGCGTGGTGGCCTACTCAACCGTGAGTCAACTCGGCTACATGATCATGGCCTGTGGCCTTGGGGCCTATGCCTCAGGCATGTACCACCTCCTGACCCATGGTGCCTTCAAGGCCCTGCTATTTCTCGGCTGTGGCTCGGTCATCATTGCGCTCCACCATGAGCAGGATATGCGACAGATGGGTGGTCTCAAAGACAAACTGCCGACCACCTATTGGACGTTTGTGGTGGGTTCATTGGCTCTCGCTGGGTTTCCACTCACAGCGGGTTTTTTTAGCAAGGATGAGATTCTCGTCTCGGCCTGGTCGTCAGGAGAACTTGGTCAGGTCTTGACCGTCTTGGGTCTGCTGACGGCGCTGTTGACCGCCTTCTATAGCTTCAGACTTGTGTTCGTCGTGTTTTGGGGTTCTTCGCGTGTCGACCCACACCATGCGGCCCACATTCATGAACCTTCGCAGACGATGACGAGACCACTGCTTATTCTAGCCGGCCTCAGCATACTGACGGGGTATCTTGGCATCCCATCATTTTTGGAGCCGGCCTTTTCCACCGGACACGAGACCGCTGCTCAGCATGGTTCCGATGGCTTCACCATCATGTTGACCGCGACAGGCTTAGGCCTGGTCGGCATTGCCGCCGCGTATTATGTCTACGTGGTGAACCCTGATCTACCTGACCGCGTCGCTAGGCGGTGGAGAAGCCTCTATGAAGCCTCTCTCAACAAATGGTACGTCGATGAGCTGTATGACTACCTGTTCGTCCAGCCGACGTTCAGGGCAGCGTCCACGCTTTGGAAACGGGTCGATGTCAACGTGATCGATGGTGCCGTCAACGGAATCGCTCGGATAATTACGTGGGGAGGATGGATATTGAGGCTCATCCAGAGCGGCCAGACTCAACACTATGCGCTGGGAATGGCCCTGGGCATTGTTGTTTTGACGGCCTATCTTCTCCTGTGA